In the Orcinus orca chromosome 19, mOrcOrc1.1, whole genome shotgun sequence genome, GGAAGATGCTGATCCTCTGGGACCTGCTAGCAGTGAGGTACCTGGGCAGCACCTGGTGGAAACCCCAGCCCCCAGTTTATGACCCAGACCTCCGCCTCttttcttccacaggctgcagccaCATGTGGTCTCTTCTTGTAAGTCTGGGATTTGGGCTGTAACTTCCACTGTGGGGAGGAGACATCCCAGAtcctgccctgcctgccttcATCATCCTCACCCTCTCCCCTTCTAGCCAGAAGCCATACTCCGACCCAGAGAGGGAGACTCCGCCCCTCACTCCTTCCAGCAGCCTATCCACGGGCAGTTTCACATTTGCGGGCCAATCCCCATCCTTCTGACGCCAGCCTTAGGCCACCTCCCCTCTGAGGGTCTCCCTGGAAGCGAGGGCAAACACTCTCACTCTATAAACGCTGAGAAGCCCAAGCACGATGAGGAGGGGCTGAGGGGGGTGGCCTCTGGGCAGCCAAGTGTTTCCAGCAGTCAGCCCTGGATGTTCCAGGGACACCGtgtccctcccacctcctgctCCGTGGCCACCAGCACCAGCTCACTCTTCCTGGAATTAGCTCCTGGCCCCTCCCCACTGTCCCTCTTCCTCTACATCTCCTTAGAGCGATGTTGTAGCCACTACAACACTCAGTCCCCACACCCGCCCAGTGAGGTCGACAGGACCTTCATTCCacccatcttatagatgaggaaagtgaggcctaGCAAGGAATGTGACTTGGCACGAGTGCATGAGGCCAGTAGTGAGCTGAGCCTGAAACCCAGGTCCTGATCCCAGCCCCAGGTTCCTCCCACTGAGCCCAGGGGGCCTGTACCTCCACCCTGCTAGGGGTGCGGCTCGTGCCCTGAGCGCGTGGGTGAGTTTTAGGGAAGCTGGGATCCTTCTGCCTCCCCACCTTGGTACCGATGGCCTCTCTCTGACCCGGTCCGCAGCACCTGCCCTAAAGGGTTCAGCTGCTGTGGTAACAGCTGCTGCCAGCAGTACCAGCCAGAGCAGTTCCAGCTCTTCTCTGGCCCCTTGAGGTGAGCCTTGGGCCGGTTCCTCTGGCCCACCCAGGACTGGACTGGACTTCCTGCTGAGGGGTGGGTGTaggtcaggggagggagggaggtgcagcGGGCATGGCTGGAGACTCAGGCTGACGTTGGTGGTTCCTTACCCCAGGATCTTTGTCGTCGTCTTTCTGATCATCATACCCCTCTTGTGCATCTGTGGCCTGGCTAAGCGCTTCTGTCGCAACTGCAGAAAGTCGGAGCAGGACCCCCCAACGGATCATGAGGGGCCCCCAGAACGGCCCCCCGTTACTCCCGCAGAGAGGGTCACAGCATCCATTTGTGAGCCCCCACCCCCCTACAGCGAGGTTGGTATCCAGCCCAACCCCTGCCCTGTCCCTCGGCTCTCTGTGCCTCCCCATTCAGATTTTTAGAGCAACGGGGGCAGTGGAGGGTGTCCTTACGCCAAGCCTTTGGGCCCTAGGGAGGGCTCTGCAACCAGCGTCGGGTCACCCTTCTCCCTGGTAAACATGCCACCACCAGCACATGGGTGGCCGTGGCCAGTGGCAGGCCCTAAGAAGCCTCTGTCCCCTCCTTTCCCTGCAGATTATCCTGAAGGCCGTCGTGGGTCTGCCCCCCGTGGAGCCACCCCCTCCCTACAGCTTCAGGCCTGAAGAACACGCAGGGGTGCGCAGAGGCATCGACAACCCCGCCTTCTGAGCCACCTCCTGCCTGGAACCTTGTCGTCAGCCGCCTCCTCCCCAGGGCCTCCTGGATCAAGCCAGAGACTCGCCCCCGCCCGTCGTGCCAGACCTCTGGCCATTCTCGGCTTTAACTTATTGCTTTTCCTACCCCGGTTCCACGCCAGTTGCTTCTCTTGTCCCAAGGGCTGGTCTGGAGTGACATgtccacccctccctcacctgccaTTGCAAGGTAGAGGCTGCCTGGAGGAAAACGTGAACAGTTGGAGGTGCCCAGCGGTGGAACGAGGTGCTCTGAGAGTGGAGGGAGCTGCGCTCTGGCGGTACGAGTGTGGACTGGACGGCCAGCTCTGAGATGTTTTGGAGGGAGCTGATGCACTCTGGGAGACAGGACTGCCTGAGCTCTCCCTGGGCTCTGCCTTCCATTCTACCTGACTAGAGAAGACGCCATtgtaccctcccctcccctgcaacATGAGTTCTCACTAAATCGGAGAGTCTGCCTGTGACTGTGTGGGGAGGTGAGCCCAGGCAATGCTGGGGGACACAGCTGGCGGGGGGGTCACTGTGCCTGAAATCCCACCGTTGATGAGCCTGGGAGGACAGTACTTCCGTGGGCCACCCTCTGGGAGAGGATCTTGACAGATGCTTTGATCTCTGGTTCCTTGAGGTCTCTGGGTGCCACAGAGCCCGGACGGGGAATGGGGATGGGGTGGAAGTGACCATTGTGTGCTTCCTCATCCTACCCTCCCGCTGCTTTCCCTTGGGACACATAGAGCTCAGCTCTCTGACTCTCTCACCACGGGGGGTGgagagggggcagtggggaggcaagctggggcagggcctggaagACCTTGATCTGCCCCACCCTGGAAtctctggagggaggggagagagcaggTCCGCCCTTCTCCAGTCCCGCGTGGTTCTGGGCACCACCGCCTCAGCCCCATCTGCGGGGTTGAGCACCCGAAGAGGAGAGGCGCTCACCATTGCAGCACGGCAGAGTCTTCACAGGGCGTTATCCCTGCAGGGGCCTGCAGCAGCATGTGGAGCTGGAAGCCTGGCGTGGGACACGCAGTGTGAGAGACACCCCCACGCCAGCATCTTGGGGGCTCAGGAGGCCTGGGCCCCTCCACCTGACCTTGCCTTTGCGCTGCTTCCCGGCAGCCTCTGAATGCCAGCCTTGGTCCCCAGGCAGAGGGCATAG is a window encoding:
- the TMEM92 gene encoding transmembrane protein 92, which gives rise to MSATWVPGLVPTLLLGLLAGLQQAAATCGLFFTCPKGFSCCGNSCCQQYQPEQFQLFSGPLRIFVVVFLIIIPLLCICGLAKRFCRNCRKSEQDPPTDHEGPPERPPVTPAERVTASICEPPPPYSEIILKAVVGLPPVEPPPPYSFRPEEHAGVRRGIDNPAF